The Bdellovibrio sp. ArHS nucleotide sequence AACGGGAAGTTCGGGTCATGGATCTTTTGCAGTCGTTGATTCCGGAAAAAGCCTGGTTAACCCGTATCCAAATCAACCCGGATCGCGTGAACATCCAAGGCTTGGCATTGAGTGATTTCGAGGTGTCCACGTTCCTGGAAGCTTTAACAAAAAGTGTTTTCTTGATGGATGTCAATCTGGTCAGCTCTAGCGAGGTGACCCAGGACGGCTCCATTCTTAAGAAGTTTGAAATCAGCTGCTTGTTGGAGAGACCGGAATGAATAAGTTTTTTGAAGTTCTCGCAGCTCAACAGGTCGGTAAAATTCTTCTCATCGGTTTGGCTTTGACCGCTTTTTATTGGTATGCCCTTTACGATGATGGTTCCACCATTGATTCGCAAGTAGCTTCGGTCACACAACAGCTGCAAGAAGAAGAAAAGAAAAAGAAAGATACGGACGCGACCTTAAAACAAGTGCAGGAAATGCAGGAAAAAGTAGGTCAACTCAGCCAGAAATATCAGGAGATTTCTCGTCGTTTGCCTTCGGCTTTATTTTCGATTGATATCAATAAAGCCATTGATGATTTTGCTCGTAATGCGGGTGTCAGCGTGAAGATGAAAAAGCCCGCTGAAAACATCAAAAGAGAAGTCGTTGAAGAAGTTCCGGTTGAGGTGACTTTGGAAGGAACTTACGCCGAGTTGGCTCAGTTTGCCTATCTGGTATCTGCGGCAGAGCGTATGTCTCGCGTGAAAAATGTTATTGTGACAAGACCCGAACCGGTGACCGGCGGGAAACTAAAATTTGAGGGTCAGGTTGTAGGATACAAGCTTGCGCCTGAACAAAAGAAACCTGAGGGTACGGAGACTCCCAAGTGAAGTCTGTAAGATGGATTGTGTCTTACATTTTAGTGGCGGCAATAGGACTCTGGCTTGCATTTGCAGTCAGCGTGCGATTTATTACGCCCGCGCAGTCTCAGGAAGCCCCTTCGTCGGGTGACCTTCCCGCTGACTTTTTGAAAGAGGTCGAGGCGACCCAAGTTCCACCTACAGGGGGGACGGGAAAACCCGCGGCCGCTCCGGCAGAAACACCTGCTGCTCAAACGCCACCCGCAGCTCAGCCGACAGTGCCGCCACCACCGATGGATATTCCTGTGGGCGACACGGTGACAGCACCGGCCCCTTCGGCCTCCGATATTCTTCCCCGCGATGGTTATATGTATGACCCAACTGGGAAACGCGACCCTTTCAAACCATTCCGAACGGTTCGTCCGACACTGACTGAAGCGAACAAGTCTGCGGCTGAAGTGTTGGAACCTTTGCAGCGGTGGGAAACCGATCGTTTGCAGATCGTGGGTATTTTGTGGGACGTATCAACGCCTCGAGCGATGGTGCGTGATCCCGACGGTGCCGTATTTACAGTTACAAAAAACTCTAAGATTGGTCGAAACGAAGGATTTGTAGCGGCCATTCGCGAAGGTGAAATTGTCGTCGTTGAAACAAAATACGAGGACGGGAAATCCATCAAAGAATCTCGCATTTTAGAGTTGAGAAAATAGTTTTTTATACCTAAGGAGGAGCTAATGAAAGGATTCATTAGATTATTAATCCTAAGTGCAATGATTGCATCCCTGACCTCTTGTGCCAGTCGTCCGGTAGAGGATGACGAATTATCTTTGGATGGCGCTGATTCGGCCGAGGTCGCTCCTGCGGACTCTGGAGCTCAA carries:
- the pilO gene encoding type 4a pilus biogenesis protein PilO, producing the protein MNKFFEVLAAQQVGKILLIGLALTAFYWYALYDDGSTIDSQVASVTQQLQEEEKKKKDTDATLKQVQEMQEKVGQLSQKYQEISRRLPSALFSIDINKAIDDFARNAGVSVKMKKPAENIKREVVEEVPVEVTLEGTYAELAQFAYLVSAAERMSRVKNVIVTRPEPVTGGKLKFEGQVVGYKLAPEQKKPEGTETPK
- a CDS encoding pilus assembly protein PilP codes for the protein MKSVRWIVSYILVAAIGLWLAFAVSVRFITPAQSQEAPSSGDLPADFLKEVEATQVPPTGGTGKPAAAPAETPAAQTPPAAQPTVPPPPMDIPVGDTVTAPAPSASDILPRDGYMYDPTGKRDPFKPFRTVRPTLTEANKSAAEVLEPLQRWETDRLQIVGILWDVSTPRAMVRDPDGAVFTVTKNSKIGRNEGFVAAIREGEIVVVETKYEDGKSIKESRILELRK